The Candidatus Bathyarchaeota archaeon genome includes a region encoding these proteins:
- a CDS encoding HEPN domain-containing protein, with amino-acid sequence MESEITSIKLAWEFLKRALRCLEEAKRHFDNPSHVVDYPLCITRAHECVEFSLKAALLLVGRRLPHTHDLSDVLTGAIKKFPEWFKEKVPSFAVHSKVMNVIKVYATYGYEPTSTPPKELFKEHYANMCVKNAEDVWSNCHRLYHEIQSLKP; translated from the coding sequence CTGGAGAGTGAGATAACGTCTATCAAGTTAGCTTGGGAGTTCCTGAAAAGAGCTCTGAGGTGCCTAGAGGAAGCTAAAAGGCATTTTGACAATCCAAGCCATGTCGTAGATTATCCTTTGTGTATAACCCGAGCTCATGAATGCGTTGAATTTTCTCTAAAGGCAGCATTGTTATTGGTAGGAAGAAGACTTCCTCACACTCATGACTTAAGTGATGTTCTAACAGGAGCAATTAAGAAATTTCCAGAGTGGTTCAAAGAAAAGGTTCCTTCGTTTGCAGTTCATTCCAAGGTTATGAACGTCATTAAAGTCTATGCAACGTACGGCTACGAACCTACGAGTACACCTCCAAAAGAGCTTTTCAAGGAACACTACGCAAATATGTGCGTTAAGAATGCGGAAGACGTTTGGTCTAATTGCCATCGTCTTTACCATGAGATACAATCGCTAAAACCGTAA
- a CDS encoding DUF1624 domain-containing protein, whose protein sequence is MDASRLHFLDVIRGVAVLWMVAFQIADAFGFYDLYGSSWFQFGLNWVRLFWFVSGFSAVLMYRKYSVKRFWSKVAYRFTLFSCVGLLLALVVPFNIDVTQIWFYEAVSSIGLNLIFVSVLVYVNRLSVYVASLFVLLTAQITIALNVMFNPLEVLAFMILGSILATKDFNLNIKNRFLEFLGRHGLLLYVLHFLIIACKRFFS, encoded by the coding sequence ATGGATGCATCTCGTTTACATTTTTTAGATGTCATTCGAGGAGTTGCTGTTTTATGGATGGTTGCTTTTCAAATAGCCGACGCATTCGGATTTTATGACCTTTACGGCTCTTCGTGGTTTCAGTTCGGGCTTAATTGGGTTCGGCTCTTTTGGTTTGTAAGTGGCTTTTCAGCCGTCCTTATGTATAGAAAATATAGTGTCAAGCGGTTTTGGTCTAAAGTTGCTTATCGTTTCACTCTCTTCTCGTGTGTTGGGTTGTTGTTGGCCTTAGTCGTTCCATTTAATATAGACGTTACGCAAATCTGGTTTTATGAAGCGGTTTCAAGTATAGGTTTGAATCTTATCTTCGTATCTGTCCTCGTATATGTTAATCGACTGTCCGTGTATGTAGCTTCTTTATTCGTGCTGCTGACGGCTCAAATAACCATAGCTTTAAACGTTATGTTTAACCCTCTCGAAGTTTTAGCCTTCATGATTCTCGGCTCGATTCTCGCAACGAAAGACTTCAACTTAAACATTAAAAACAGATTTTTAGAGTTTCTTGGTCGTCACGGTTTACTCCTTTACGTCTTGCATTTTCTGATTATAGCATGTAAGAGGTTTTTCTCATGA
- a CDS encoding reductive dehalogenase, whose translation MNSNRTSKAPRVKVKRVEKPPYVIDRFELRRFDRKNTIFDRVMWDSSWKGYKRMYDEKVLDTVANGKPGYSRIDFALAYASWIVHDAFEGGFSWKKIKLYGTPAATIGIDWTKTKYEVDDPCKMSTFTKRAAKLFGASLVGICKLNRDWLYADVNIPEKFENVIVMAVEMDADGIATSPAAPAAAATGVGYSKMAFILACMGEFIRNLGYEAIQCGNDTALSIPLAIDAGLGQLGRNGLLITPQYGPRVRFCKIFTDLPLGPDKPIKFGVKEFCEKCKLCAQHCKAVAISMDNEPNFQATCRSNNPGALKWYVDVERCYLYWCQNGIDCSTCIKVCPYNIASARKAKVTPKEFWNIV comes from the coding sequence ATGAATTCAAATCGAACAAGCAAAGCTCCCAGAGTTAAAGTGAAAAGGGTTGAAAAACCGCCCTACGTTATCGATCGATTTGAGCTTCGCCGCTTCGACCGTAAAAACACAATTTTTGATAGGGTAATGTGGGATTCATCATGGAAAGGCTACAAGCGAATGTATGATGAAAAAGTGCTTGACACCGTTGCAAATGGAAAACCGGGTTATTCAAGAATTGACTTTGCGTTAGCTTATGCCTCTTGGATAGTGCATGACGCTTTTGAAGGTGGTTTTTCCTGGAAGAAAATCAAATTGTATGGAACCCCTGCAGCTACTATTGGAATTGATTGGACAAAAACGAAATATGAAGTTGATGACCCATGTAAGATGAGCACTTTTACCAAGCGAGCAGCAAAGCTTTTCGGTGCATCGCTGGTTGGAATCTGCAAGCTAAATAGAGACTGGCTATACGCAGATGTTAATATTCCAGAGAAATTCGAAAATGTTATTGTTATGGCGGTTGAAATGGATGCGGATGGGATTGCAACTTCTCCAGCTGCTCCTGCTGCGGCTGCTACTGGAGTGGGGTATTCAAAAATGGCTTTTATACTTGCATGCATGGGCGAGTTTATCCGAAATCTCGGATATGAAGCAATTCAATGCGGAAATGACACTGCCTTGAGCATTCCACTTGCAATTGACGCTGGACTTGGACAACTAGGTCGCAATGGCCTATTGATAACACCTCAATACGGCCCAAGAGTAAGATTCTGCAAGATTTTCACAGATCTTCCGTTGGGCCCTGACAAACCCATAAAATTCGGCGTAAAAGAATTCTGTGAAAAATGCAAGTTGTGCGCTCAACATTGCAAGGCGGTTGCGATTTCTATGGATAATGAACCAAACTTCCAAGCAACATGCAGATCCAACAATCCAGGAGCGTTGAAATGGTATGTTGATGTCGAACGATGCTACCTTTACTGGTGCCAAAACGGCATAGATTGTTCAACATGCATAAAGGTTTGTCCATACAACATAGCCTCAGCAAGAAAGGCTAAAGTGACTCCTAAAGAATTCTGGAATATTGTGTAG
- the fhcD gene encoding formylmethanofuran--tetrahydromethanopterin N-formyltransferase has product MRYYQDGDAFVEVDDTFAEMFSMWAGRILITAHNKKWALTAAGMATGFAASIIMSPAEAGIEDIVPSNKTPDGRVGAVIQIYHRTRRELKTQMILRISQCIMTCPTTAAFDALPKAKRRLKVGRSLRLFGDGFQKKDVVAGRDVWRIPVMEGEFVVEDRFGVMKAVAGGNFLILAKSRDSCLKAAEEGVKAINQRAEGVILPFPGGICGSGSKSGSMKYKLRASTNHPLCPGLKKIVPDSQVPDNVNSVYEIVINGLNSNFVKKAMAEGIKAAVKVPGVVKISAGNYGGKLGPFRAYLNEVLQLA; this is encoded by the coding sequence ATGCGTTACTATCAGGATGGCGACGCATTCGTAGAAGTTGATGATACCTTCGCCGAGATGTTTTCGATGTGGGCTGGAAGAATTCTGATAACGGCTCACAACAAGAAATGGGCGTTAACAGCAGCGGGCATGGCAACAGGATTCGCTGCTTCCATAATCATGTCTCCAGCAGAAGCCGGAATAGAAGACATCGTTCCATCCAATAAAACTCCTGATGGACGAGTTGGAGCGGTGATCCAAATTTACCACAGGACACGGAGGGAATTGAAGACCCAGATGATCTTAAGGATAAGTCAATGTATCATGACATGTCCTACGACCGCAGCCTTCGACGCACTACCCAAAGCTAAGAGAAGATTGAAAGTGGGACGAAGCCTTCGCCTTTTCGGTGACGGATTTCAAAAAAAAGATGTTGTCGCAGGACGTGATGTTTGGCGCATCCCAGTCATGGAGGGAGAATTCGTAGTGGAAGATCGCTTCGGCGTTATGAAGGCCGTTGCAGGGGGGAACTTTCTGATTCTAGCGAAAAGTCGTGATTCCTGTCTTAAAGCGGCGGAGGAAGGGGTAAAGGCTATCAACCAGAGAGCTGAAGGAGTCATATTACCTTTCCCTGGAGGCATATGCGGATCTGGATCTAAATCAGGCTCAATGAAATACAAACTTAGAGCATCGACGAATCACCCGCTCTGTCCGGGACTGAAGAAAATTGTGCCTGACTCGCAGGTTCCAGACAACGTGAACAGCGTTTACGAAATCGTCATAAACGGTTTGAATTCCAATTTTGTTAAGAAAGCGATGGCTGAAGGGATAAAAGCAGCAGTGAAGGTTCCAGGAGTGGTTAAAATCTCGGCTGGTAACTATGGAGGAAAGCTCGGTCCGTTCCGAGCTTATCTTAACGAAGTATTACAACTAGCATAG
- a CDS encoding UbiX family flavin prenyltransferase: MRLIVAITGASGVIYGKRMLEVLRSKNVETHLIISKAGEKVIEHELDTSKSNLKRLANYVYDMDDWTAPIVSGSFKTDGMVIIPCSMKTLAGIAHGYSDNIILRAADVTLKEKRKLIIVPRETPLSAIHLRNMLELAEENVTIVPAMPAYYHEPKGIDDLVDFVVGKVLGLLGIKHTLTRGWSNRTPK, encoded by the coding sequence ATGCGATTAATAGTGGCCATAACCGGAGCCAGTGGAGTCATCTATGGCAAACGCATGTTGGAAGTGTTACGGAGCAAAAACGTTGAAACTCACCTTATAATTAGCAAGGCCGGGGAAAAAGTAATTGAACACGAACTTGACACCTCAAAGAGTAACCTCAAAAGACTAGCTAACTACGTTTATGACATGGATGATTGGACCGCTCCAATCGTGAGCGGATCATTCAAAACGGATGGAATGGTTATCATTCCTTGTAGCATGAAAACGCTGGCAGGAATAGCTCATGGATACTCAGACAACATCATTTTAAGAGCCGCAGATGTTACGTTAAAAGAAAAACGAAAACTGATCATCGTCCCTCGTGAAACCCCTTTGAGTGCTATTCATTTGCGCAACATGCTAGAACTCGCGGAGGAAAACGTCACAATTGTTCCAGCAATGCCCGCATACTATCACGAACCTAAGGGCATAGACGATCTTGTGGACTTTGTAGTTGGAAAAGTTTTGGGTCTCTTGGGAATAAAACACACTCTTACTAGAGGTTGGTCAAATAGAACACCTAAGTGA
- a CDS encoding DUF91 domain-containing protein, with the protein MLYKIKGKQLEKIDQTRLKQEGMLEADLEDWVENDPSILGENLLIIGRQVQISEVKDQIDLLALDTNGNTVIIELKKGRIKDPVDIQSLRYASYISRWEYNSLENQAKNYFTEKGEAEFNFNEKFEDFCSSAGIDEVPDLNQEQRIIIVGSKLKEKLGSVALWLREHRIDIKVIEVSLFKNGEDLLFQPQVIIPIPTAEKFEIGKRSLRKDRPWLSDGEDWHLNHRCGKEMKQKLIQFNNIIKENFETIEGPNWNQKFYVSFKEGNHIWMHINTRKTALLLNFLVKKGDINVEQVSKELGLKVFDKESPLSEKLQLESSVEITSRGEHDRVKIRIKKEFDVSSEQFLNFVNECFKSFKRV; encoded by the coding sequence GTGTTATACAAAATCAAAGGCAAACAACTTGAGAAGATAGACCAGACAAGGTTAAAGCAAGAGGGAATGCTAGAAGCTGATCTGGAGGATTGGGTGGAAAACGATCCTTCTATCTTGGGAGAGAATTTGCTGATAATTGGCAGACAAGTGCAAATTTCAGAAGTAAAAGACCAAATTGACTTGCTTGCTCTGGATACAAATGGTAACACAGTTATAATCGAACTAAAGAAAGGTCGAATAAAAGACCCTGTAGACATTCAATCTTTAAGATATGCCTCCTATATTTCAAGATGGGAATACAATAGCTTAGAAAATCAAGCAAAGAACTATTTTACGGAGAAAGGTGAAGCTGAGTTCAATTTCAATGAAAAGTTTGAAGATTTTTGTTCATCAGCAGGCATCGATGAGGTGCCTGACCTAAATCAAGAGCAAAGAATAATCATTGTCGGAAGCAAACTGAAAGAGAAATTAGGCTCAGTAGCTCTATGGTTGCGGGAACATAGAATTGACATAAAAGTAATCGAAGTCTCTCTCTTCAAGAATGGAGAAGATCTACTCTTTCAACCCCAAGTCATAATACCTATACCTACCGCAGAGAAATTTGAAATTGGCAAGCGTTCTTTGAGAAAAGACAGACCTTGGCTAAGCGATGGGGAAGACTGGCACCTGAACCATAGATGTGGCAAAGAAATGAAACAAAAGCTAATTCAATTCAACAACATTATAAAAGAGAATTTCGAAACTATCGAAGGACCAAACTGGAATCAGAAGTTCTATGTTTCATTTAAGGAAGGAAATCATATCTGGATGCATATTAATACTCGGAAAACAGCTCTCCTTCTAAATTTTCTAGTAAAGAAGGGAGATATCAATGTTGAACAAGTTTCGAAGGAACTTGGGTTAAAGGTCTTTGATAAAGAATCACCGTTGTCAGAAAAACTGCAGTTGGAAAGTTCTGTGGAAATTACAAGTAGAGGGGAACACGACAGAGTTAAGATAAGAATTAAGAAAGAATTCGATGTCTCTTCAGAGCAGTTTCTAAATTTTGTTAATGAATGTTTCAAATCCTTCAAAAGGGTCTAA